From a single Onychomys torridus chromosome 9, mOncTor1.1, whole genome shotgun sequence genomic region:
- the LOC118591572 gene encoding dehydrogenase/reductase SDR family member 4 isoform X1: protein MQKAGLLLGGWTQAWRSVRMASSAVTRQNPLANKVALVTASTEGIGFAIARRLAEDGAHVVISSRKQENVDRAVATLQGEGLSVTGIVCHVGKPEDRERLVATAVKLHQGVDILVSNAAVNPFFGSLMDVTEEVWDKILSINVTATAMLIKAVVPEMEKRGGGSVVIVGSIGGFTPFPSLSPYNVSKTALLGLTKNFAAELDSKNIRVNCLAPGLIKTRFSSVLWKDKSREDMIKQYMRINRLGKPEDCAGIVSFLCSEDASYINGETVVVGGGTPSRL, encoded by the exons ATGCAGAAAGCAGGACTACTGCTAGGTGGCTGGACTCAAGCGTGGAGGTCGGTGAGGATGGCCAGCTCCGCGGTGACTCGCCAAAACCCACTCGCGAATAAGGTGGCCCTGGTCACTGCCTCCACCGAAGG GATTGGCTTCGCCATCGCCCGGCGTCTGGCTGAGGATGGGGCCCACGTAGTCATCAGCAGCCGCAAACAGGAGAATGTGGACCGTGCCGTTGCAACACTACAAGGAGAGGGGCTGAGTGTGACTGGCATCGTGTGCCACGTGGGGAAGCCAGAGGATCGAGAAAGGCTGGTAGCCACG GCTGTGAAGCTTCATCAAGGGGTTGATATCCTGGTCTCCAATGCTGCTGTCAACCCTTTCTTTGGAAGCCTAATGGATGTCACAGAGGAGGTGTGGGACAAG ATTCTGAGCATTAATGTGACGGCTACAGCCATGTTGATAAAAGCGGTGGTGCCAGAAATGGAGAAACGAGG agGCGGCTCTGTGGTGATCGTGGGTTCTATAGGAGGCTTCACTCCCTTCCCT TCTCTGAGCCCTTACAATGTCAGTAAAACAGCTTTGCTGGGTCTTACTAAGAACTTCGCCGCAGAGTTGGACTCAAAGAACATTAGAGTGAACTGCTTGGCGCCTGGACTCATCAAGACTCGTTTTAGCAGTGTG TTATGGAAGGACAAATCAAGAGAGGACATGATTAAACAATACATGAGAATTAACAG GCTAGGCAAACCAGAGGATTGTGCGGGCATCGTTTCCTTCTTGTGCTCTGAAGATGCCAGTTACATCAATGGTGAGACGGTAGTGGTTGGAGGAGGAACCCCTTCTCGCCTCTGA
- the LOC118591572 gene encoding dehydrogenase/reductase SDR family member 4 isoform X2, whose translation MQKAGLLLGGWTQAWRSVRMASSAVTRQNPLANKVALVTASTEGIGFAIARRLAEDGAHVVISSRKQENVDRAVATLQGEGLSVTGIVCHVGKPEDRERLVATAVKLHQGVDILVSNAAVNPFFGSLMDVTEEVWDKSLSPYNVSKTALLGLTKNFAAELDSKNIRVNCLAPGLIKTRFSSVLWKDKSREDMIKQYMRINRLGKPEDCAGIVSFLCSEDASYINGETVVVGGGTPSRL comes from the exons ATGCAGAAAGCAGGACTACTGCTAGGTGGCTGGACTCAAGCGTGGAGGTCGGTGAGGATGGCCAGCTCCGCGGTGACTCGCCAAAACCCACTCGCGAATAAGGTGGCCCTGGTCACTGCCTCCACCGAAGG GATTGGCTTCGCCATCGCCCGGCGTCTGGCTGAGGATGGGGCCCACGTAGTCATCAGCAGCCGCAAACAGGAGAATGTGGACCGTGCCGTTGCAACACTACAAGGAGAGGGGCTGAGTGTGACTGGCATCGTGTGCCACGTGGGGAAGCCAGAGGATCGAGAAAGGCTGGTAGCCACG GCTGTGAAGCTTCATCAAGGGGTTGATATCCTGGTCTCCAATGCTGCTGTCAACCCTTTCTTTGGAAGCCTAATGGATGTCACAGAGGAGGTGTGGGACAAG TCTCTGAGCCCTTACAATGTCAGTAAAACAGCTTTGCTGGGTCTTACTAAGAACTTCGCCGCAGAGTTGGACTCAAAGAACATTAGAGTGAACTGCTTGGCGCCTGGACTCATCAAGACTCGTTTTAGCAGTGTG TTATGGAAGGACAAATCAAGAGAGGACATGATTAAACAATACATGAGAATTAACAG GCTAGGCAAACCAGAGGATTGTGCGGGCATCGTTTCCTTCTTGTGCTCTGAAGATGCCAGTTACATCAATGGTGAGACGGTAGTGGTTGGAGGAGGAACCCCTTCTCGCCTCTGA